In Phyllostomus discolor isolate MPI-MPIP mPhyDis1 chromosome 3, mPhyDis1.pri.v3, whole genome shotgun sequence, a single genomic region encodes these proteins:
- the SAP25 gene encoding histone deacetylase complex subunit SAP25 isoform X2: protein MELKAGVAALTPPTGGARGTPSGSKPRGPEMRPASASPRGRVRRGMLPWPSPRWDRGKEQAPKEQGSSPCSGPGKDWNSGEEAVGGPGTPPQDSPLSWSPGPSGIQREQLLAQFPSGLVSGQSRETPVPLPPQMAWEVAPSRMTLLAPWDPNYKAKAGPQLVWGPSCASGASFSGRTLCHPSFWPLYDAALGRGCRPLATTGHQNRFPVMCGGDIFLSDPLLPPGQRVPLYLSEASQQVMGSLKLQLPPPIMSPWVHPTRSPGCSTAWLSGPELIALTGLLQMSQEEPRPSCTGSSAAPTPPAGSPDPVSDHPGPTGGQSCSHCTDPSLPQPPDTCRP, encoded by the exons ATGGAGCTGAAGGCAGGCGTGGCTGCGCTGACCCCGCCAACAGGGGGCGCCCGTGGGACCCCCAGCGGGAGCAAGCCACGTGGCCCGGAAATGCGCCCAGCGTCGGCGTCTCCGCGAGGCCGTGTGAG aCGCGGCATGTTGCCCTGGCCCTCTCCGCGGTGGGACAGGGGTAAGGAGCAGGCGCCTAAGGAACAGGGCTCCTCACCATGCAGTGGCCCTGGCAAGGATTGGAACTCTGGAGAGGAAGCCGTGGGGGGACCAGGTACACCCCCACAGGACAG ccctctaTCCTGGTCCCCAGGGCCTTCTGGGATCCAGAGAGAACAGCTGCTGGCCCAGTTCCCCTCAGGTCTGGTGTCTGGGCAGTCCCGGGAAACCCCAG ttcCCCTTCCCCCTCAGATGGCCTGGGAGGTGGCCCCCTCAAGGATGACCCTACTGGCACCATGGGACCCCAACTACAAGGCTAAAGCAGGACCTCAGCTGGTGTGG GGGCCCAGCTGTGCATCCGGTGCCTCCTTCTCAGGGCGGACTTTATGTCATCCCTCTTTTTGGCCACTCTATGACGCAGCCttaggcaggggctgcaggcccctGGCCACAACAGGACATCAGAATA GGTTCCCAGTGATGTGCGGTGGAGATATCTTTCTTTCAgaccctctgctgccccctgggcAGCGTGTTCCCCTGTACCTGTCTGAGGCCTCTCAGCAG GTGATGGGCTCTCTGAAGCTGCAGCTTCCACCCCCTATCATGTCACCCTGGGTCCACCCGACCCGGTCGCCTGGTTGCTCCACCGCCTGGCTCAGTGGGCCTGAGCTGATCGCCCTCACTGGCCTCCTGCAGATGAGCCAGGAAGAACCAAGACCTAGTTGCACTGGTTCCTCAGCAGCTCCCACGCCCCCTGCTGGTTCCCCAGACCCTGTCTCTGACCATCCAGGCCCCACTGGTGGCCAGAGCTGTTCTCACTGCACTGACCCatccctcccacagcccccagaCACTTGTCGCCCATAG
- the SAP25 gene encoding histone deacetylase complex subunit SAP25 isoform X1 — translation MELKAGVAALTPPTGGARGTPSGSKPRGPEMRPASASPRGRVRRGMLPWPSPRWDRGKEQAPKEQGSSPCSGPGKDWNSGEEAVGGPGTPPQDSPLSWSPGPSGIQREQLLAQFPSGLVSGQSRETPVPLPPQMAWEVAPSRMTLLAPWDPNYKAKAGPQLVWGPSCASGASFSGRTLCHPSFWPLYDAALGRGCRPLATTGHQNSEQVPRDAGFPVMCGGDIFLSDPLLPPGQRVPLYLSEASQQVMGSLKLQLPPPIMSPWVHPTRSPGCSTAWLSGPELIALTGLLQMSQEEPRPSCTGSSAAPTPPAGSPDPVSDHPGPTGGQSCSHCTDPSLPQPPDTCRP, via the exons ATGGAGCTGAAGGCAGGCGTGGCTGCGCTGACCCCGCCAACAGGGGGCGCCCGTGGGACCCCCAGCGGGAGCAAGCCACGTGGCCCGGAAATGCGCCCAGCGTCGGCGTCTCCGCGAGGCCGTGTGAG aCGCGGCATGTTGCCCTGGCCCTCTCCGCGGTGGGACAGGGGTAAGGAGCAGGCGCCTAAGGAACAGGGCTCCTCACCATGCAGTGGCCCTGGCAAGGATTGGAACTCTGGAGAGGAAGCCGTGGGGGGACCAGGTACACCCCCACAGGACAG ccctctaTCCTGGTCCCCAGGGCCTTCTGGGATCCAGAGAGAACAGCTGCTGGCCCAGTTCCCCTCAGGTCTGGTGTCTGGGCAGTCCCGGGAAACCCCAG ttcCCCTTCCCCCTCAGATGGCCTGGGAGGTGGCCCCCTCAAGGATGACCCTACTGGCACCATGGGACCCCAACTACAAGGCTAAAGCAGGACCTCAGCTGGTGTGG GGGCCCAGCTGTGCATCCGGTGCCTCCTTCTCAGGGCGGACTTTATGTCATCCCTCTTTTTGGCCACTCTATGACGCAGCCttaggcaggggctgcaggcccctGGCCACAACAGGACATCAGAATAGTGAGCAGGTGCCCAGGGATGCAG GGTTCCCAGTGATGTGCGGTGGAGATATCTTTCTTTCAgaccctctgctgccccctgggcAGCGTGTTCCCCTGTACCTGTCTGAGGCCTCTCAGCAG GTGATGGGCTCTCTGAAGCTGCAGCTTCCACCCCCTATCATGTCACCCTGGGTCCACCCGACCCGGTCGCCTGGTTGCTCCACCGCCTGGCTCAGTGGGCCTGAGCTGATCGCCCTCACTGGCCTCCTGCAGATGAGCCAGGAAGAACCAAGACCTAGTTGCACTGGTTCCTCAGCAGCTCCCACGCCCCCTGCTGGTTCCCCAGACCCTGTCTCTGACCATCCAGGCCCCACTGGTGGCCAGAGCTGTTCTCACTGCACTGACCCatccctcccacagcccccagaCACTTGTCGCCCATAG